A single region of the Hylaeus volcanicus isolate JK05 chromosome 5, UHH_iyHylVolc1.0_haploid, whole genome shotgun sequence genome encodes:
- the LOC128876843 gene encoding uncharacterized protein LOC128876843 isoform X1: MNTKTNYEYTSNSYNGGIIRNDSPAALLDMLAEVASQTLHSEKKHSKSLLASQCKSKVECTKRKTQESLFNVPQLLSMPASQLVKQFSIFTSDELKRQYSYTCALINGCSKKYTSFASEGRARMSIKVHLAEHLEYLKTNKEAYKTFTTKSVNYKNHKTSLLNKKSRLQQSRKPQETLNKENKNVIVEKPTNYLRNILLNDSSFKELNKNKSFERVEKPKKLHNSEQKDIDRTEFKVLGDHSYFERLKEEIPNGSETESFSSILENTTTDENIVLMVVGTDTVHMKEYSHVNQKLSEKFSQESETIYLPEMTWLSESCNKNADTIATKPKGKAKFIGTSKEEREMALAFMDRIKKKGNPTGSNLQCRICNPPRSFTAPTTLVSHYRSHAGIKPYECRICRAVFTRRHSLKYHMLIHQNQTRFTCADCGKKFRHPSHFREHRRRHTGEAPFGCDDCGQRFKTRNTYKRHLKTRHGKVLTTTGELLYLSEEDFQKVRTNRKKKNDVSKEHVVDESIIAAKTIMHYQNDNNNQLQGIVADEYIIKEGTDDDKNWESNDTIRIIKDCFETYEVYPESQLKTELVETEVSIDNKICNRNENNLPEEYIEVQENLSQLQSLSYNKLEVIRDEKDEIVCHDNINQSELIHRNINKPSSYIEIKYEDDIQFQENVELSENRLESHVEIMDHTSKNYGDDILNNSVTEQQVDYIENVEETGDILLNQNDECLLEGDETSSNYQAGITDLTKDQAIASPSDVLQKSQKLLHQTKQRLYIHNQPLTGIIVQNKCINIVPHQLKACNDQENKSKTKLDKGQNFTFLNKCMQAVNIKQNVNENTILLLTNDTLQNSVLKIDQNNTADNEIKKQTFERSK, encoded by the exons GTATTATAAGAAATGATAGTCCCGCTGCTTTGTTAGACATGCTTGCAGAAGTTGCATCTCAAACGTTACATTCAGAAAAGAAACATAGTAAATCATTGCTGGCTTCACAATGCAAATCAAAAGTAGAgtgtacaaaaagaaagacTCAGGAATCATTGTTCAATGTTCCGCAACTTTTGTCTATGCCTGCATCGCAATTAGTTAAACAGTTCTCTATTTTTACAAGCGACGAATTGAAAAGGCAATACTCTTATACATGTGCTCTTATTAATGGatgtagtaaaaaatatactagTTTTGCGAGTGAAGGAAGAGCAAGAATGTCTATCAAAGTACATTTAGCGGAACAcctagaatatttaaaaacaaacaaggAAGCCT ATAAGACCTTTACTACAAAGTCGGTGAATTATAAGAATCATAAAACAAGCTtgctaaacaaaaaaagtagATTACAGCAATCAAGAAAACCCCAGGAGActttgaataaagaaaataagaatgtTATAGTAGAAAAACCCACAAATTACTTGCGAAATATTCTACTAAACGATTCtagttttaaagaactaaataaaaataaaagcttcGAAAGAGTAGAGAAacctaaaaaattacataattccGAACAAAAAGATATAGATAGAACAGAGTTTAAAGTGCTTGGAGATCACAGTTACTTTGAACgtttgaaagaagaaatccCCAATGGCAGTGAAACGGAATCCTTCAGCAGTATTCTTGAGAATACAACAACAGATGAGAAT ATTGTTCTTATGGTGGTTGGCACAGATACTGTTCATATGAAGGAATATTCTCATGTTAATCAAAAATTGTCAGAAAAATTTAGTCAAGAGTCAGAGACCATTTATTTACCAG AAATGACATGGTTAAGCGAAAGTTGCAATAAAAATGCCGACACTATAGCCACTAAACCTAAAggaaaagcaaaatttataGGCACTAGTAAAGAGGAAAGAGAAATGGCACTTGCCTTCATGGATCGTATTAAGAAAAAAGGGAATCCAACAGGGAGTAATCTTCAATGTCGAATTTGTAATCCACCGCGGAGTTTTACGGCACCTACAACATTAGTATCTCACTACCGCAGTCATGCTGGAATAAAACCATACGAATGTCGTATATGCAGAGCAGTTTTCACAAGAAGGCATAGCTTAAAATATCATATGTTGATTCATCAAAATCAGACACGATTTACTTGTGCTGATTGTGGAAAGAAGTTTAGACATCCATCGCATTTTCGAGAACATCGACGCAGGCATACTGGAGAAGCGCCATTCGGATGCGATGACTGTGGACAACG GTTTAAAACAAGGAACACGTACAAACGTCATTTGAAGACGCGACACGGAAAAGTTTTAACGACCACCGGAGAGTTGTTGTATCTTTCCGAGGAAGATTTTCAGAAAGTTCGAActaacagaaaaaagaaaaacgatgtAAGCAAAGAACATGTAGTAGACGAGAGCATAATTGCAGCAAAAACGATTATGCATTatcaaaatgataataataatcaactGCAGGGTATCGTAGCTGacgaatatattataaaggaaGGTACCGATGACGATAAAAATTGGGAGTCTAACGATACGATACGGATTATTAAGGACTGTTTTGAAACTTATGAGGTTTATCCGGAATCTCAATTAAAGACTGAACTTGTAGAGACTGAAGTATCtatagataataaaatttgtaatagaaACGAGAATAATTTACCAGAAGAGTATATAGAAGTGCAAGAAAATTTATCCCAATTACAAAGTCTTTCTTACAATAAATTAGAAGTAATTCGAGATGAGAAAGATGAAATCGTGTGTCatgataatattaatcaatCTGAATTAATTCATCGCAACATAAATAAGCCGTCGTcgtacattgaaataaaatacgaagacgatatacaatttcaagaaaatgttgAACTTTCAGAAAATCGATTAGAAAGTCATGTTGAAATAATGGATCACACTAGTAAAAATTATGGTgatgatatattaaataactcTGTGACTGAACAACAAGTTGACTATATAGAGAATGTAGAAGAAACtggagatattttattaaatcagAATGACGAATGCTTGTTAGAAGGAGATGAAACTTCAAGTAATTATCAAGCAGGAATAACAGATTTAACGAAAGATCAAGCGATTGCATCACCAAGCGATGTTCTCCAAAAAAGTCAAAAGCTGTTACATCAAACTAAACAAcgtttatatattcataatcaGCCTTTAACTGGTATaatagtacaaaataaatgcatCAATATAGTGCCGCATCAATTAAAAGCCTGTAATGATCaggaaaataaatcaaaaacgAAACTCGATAAAGGTCAAAATTTTACATTCCTTAATAAATGTATGCAAGCAGTCAATATAaagcaaaatgtaaatgaaaataccattttattattgactaACGATACTTTACAGAATAGTGTTcttaaaattgatcaaaataACACTGCCGataatgaaattaagaaacagaCATTTGAAAGAAgtaagtaa
- the LOC128876843 gene encoding zinc finger protein 729-like isoform X2 — MNTKTNYEYTSNSYNGGIIRNDSPAALLDMLAEVASQTLHSEKKHSKSLLASQCKSKVECTKRKTQESLFNVPQLLSMPASQLVKQFSIFTSDELKRQYSYTCALINGCSKKYTSFASEGRARMSIKVHLAEHLEYLKTNKEAYKTFTTKSVNYKNHKTSLLNKKSRLQQSRKPQETLNKENKNVIVEKPTNYLRNILLNDSSFKELNKNKSFERVEKPKKLHNSEQKDIDRTEFKVLGDHSYFERLKEEIPNGSETESFSSILENTTTDENIVLMVVGTDTVHMKEYSHVNQKLSEKFSQESETIYLPEMTWLSESCNKNADTIATKPKGKAKFIGTSKEEREMALAFMDRIKKKGNPTGSNLQCRICNPPRSFTAPTTLVSHYRSHAGIKPYECRICRAVFTRRHSLKYHMLIHQNQTRFTCADCGKKFRHPSHFREHRRRHTGEAPFGCDDCGQRFKTRNTYKRHLKTRHGKVLTTTGELLYLSEEDFQKVRTNRKKKNDGIVADEYIIKEGTDDDKNWESNDTIRIIKDCFETYEVYPESQLKTELVETEVSIDNKICNRNENNLPEEYIEVQENLSQLQSLSYNKLEVIRDEKDEIVCHDNINQSELIHRNINKPSSYIEIKYEDDIQFQENVELSENRLESHVEIMDHTSKNYGDDILNNSVTEQQVDYIENVEETGDILLNQNDECLLEGDETSSNYQAGITDLTKDQAIASPSDVLQKSQKLLHQTKQRLYIHNQPLTGIIVQNKCINIVPHQLKACNDQENKSKTKLDKGQNFTFLNKCMQAVNIKQNVNENTILLLTNDTLQNSVLKIDQNNTADNEIKKQTFERSK; from the exons GTATTATAAGAAATGATAGTCCCGCTGCTTTGTTAGACATGCTTGCAGAAGTTGCATCTCAAACGTTACATTCAGAAAAGAAACATAGTAAATCATTGCTGGCTTCACAATGCAAATCAAAAGTAGAgtgtacaaaaagaaagacTCAGGAATCATTGTTCAATGTTCCGCAACTTTTGTCTATGCCTGCATCGCAATTAGTTAAACAGTTCTCTATTTTTACAAGCGACGAATTGAAAAGGCAATACTCTTATACATGTGCTCTTATTAATGGatgtagtaaaaaatatactagTTTTGCGAGTGAAGGAAGAGCAAGAATGTCTATCAAAGTACATTTAGCGGAACAcctagaatatttaaaaacaaacaaggAAGCCT ATAAGACCTTTACTACAAAGTCGGTGAATTATAAGAATCATAAAACAAGCTtgctaaacaaaaaaagtagATTACAGCAATCAAGAAAACCCCAGGAGActttgaataaagaaaataagaatgtTATAGTAGAAAAACCCACAAATTACTTGCGAAATATTCTACTAAACGATTCtagttttaaagaactaaataaaaataaaagcttcGAAAGAGTAGAGAAacctaaaaaattacataattccGAACAAAAAGATATAGATAGAACAGAGTTTAAAGTGCTTGGAGATCACAGTTACTTTGAACgtttgaaagaagaaatccCCAATGGCAGTGAAACGGAATCCTTCAGCAGTATTCTTGAGAATACAACAACAGATGAGAAT ATTGTTCTTATGGTGGTTGGCACAGATACTGTTCATATGAAGGAATATTCTCATGTTAATCAAAAATTGTCAGAAAAATTTAGTCAAGAGTCAGAGACCATTTATTTACCAG AAATGACATGGTTAAGCGAAAGTTGCAATAAAAATGCCGACACTATAGCCACTAAACCTAAAggaaaagcaaaatttataGGCACTAGTAAAGAGGAAAGAGAAATGGCACTTGCCTTCATGGATCGTATTAAGAAAAAAGGGAATCCAACAGGGAGTAATCTTCAATGTCGAATTTGTAATCCACCGCGGAGTTTTACGGCACCTACAACATTAGTATCTCACTACCGCAGTCATGCTGGAATAAAACCATACGAATGTCGTATATGCAGAGCAGTTTTCACAAGAAGGCATAGCTTAAAATATCATATGTTGATTCATCAAAATCAGACACGATTTACTTGTGCTGATTGTGGAAAGAAGTTTAGACATCCATCGCATTTTCGAGAACATCGACGCAGGCATACTGGAGAAGCGCCATTCGGATGCGATGACTGTGGACAACG GTTTAAAACAAGGAACACGTACAAACGTCATTTGAAGACGCGACACGGAAAAGTTTTAACGACCACCGGAGAGTTGTTGTATCTTTCCGAGGAAGATTTTCAGAAAGTTCGAActaacagaaaaaagaaaaacgat GGTATCGTAGCTGacgaatatattataaaggaaGGTACCGATGACGATAAAAATTGGGAGTCTAACGATACGATACGGATTATTAAGGACTGTTTTGAAACTTATGAGGTTTATCCGGAATCTCAATTAAAGACTGAACTTGTAGAGACTGAAGTATCtatagataataaaatttgtaatagaaACGAGAATAATTTACCAGAAGAGTATATAGAAGTGCAAGAAAATTTATCCCAATTACAAAGTCTTTCTTACAATAAATTAGAAGTAATTCGAGATGAGAAAGATGAAATCGTGTGTCatgataatattaatcaatCTGAATTAATTCATCGCAACATAAATAAGCCGTCGTcgtacattgaaataaaatacgaagacgatatacaatttcaagaaaatgttgAACTTTCAGAAAATCGATTAGAAAGTCATGTTGAAATAATGGATCACACTAGTAAAAATTATGGTgatgatatattaaataactcTGTGACTGAACAACAAGTTGACTATATAGAGAATGTAGAAGAAACtggagatattttattaaatcagAATGACGAATGCTTGTTAGAAGGAGATGAAACTTCAAGTAATTATCAAGCAGGAATAACAGATTTAACGAAAGATCAAGCGATTGCATCACCAAGCGATGTTCTCCAAAAAAGTCAAAAGCTGTTACATCAAACTAAACAAcgtttatatattcataatcaGCCTTTAACTGGTATaatagtacaaaataaatgcatCAATATAGTGCCGCATCAATTAAAAGCCTGTAATGATCaggaaaataaatcaaaaacgAAACTCGATAAAGGTCAAAATTTTACATTCCTTAATAAATGTATGCAAGCAGTCAATATAaagcaaaatgtaaatgaaaataccattttattattgactaACGATACTTTACAGAATAGTGTTcttaaaattgatcaaaataACACTGCCGataatgaaattaagaaacagaCATTTGAAAGAAgtaagtaa